A single region of the Bacteroides luhongzhouii genome encodes:
- the gcvT gene encoding glycine cleavage system aminomethyltransferase GcvT, whose product MKTTPFTEKHIILGAKMHEFAGYNMPIEYSGIIDEHLTVCQSVGVFDVSHMGEFWVKGPHALAFLQKITSNNVAALAPGKIQYTCFPNEEGGIVDDLLVYQYEPEKYMLVVNAANMEKDWNWCVSHNTEGAELENSSDNIAQLAIQGPKAILALQKLTDIDLASIPYYTFKVGTFAGEENVIISNTGYTGAGGFELYFYPSAADNIWKAVFEAGEEFGIKPIGLGARDTLRLEMGFCLYGNDLDDTTSPIEAGLGWITKFVEGKDFINRPLLEKQKTEGVTRKLVGFEMIDRGIPRHGYELVNAEGEQVGVVTSGTMSPTRKIGIGMGYVKPEYSKVGTEICIDMRGRKLKAVVVKPPFRK is encoded by the coding sequence ATGAAAACCACTCCGTTTACAGAGAAACATATCATACTCGGTGCTAAAATGCACGAGTTTGCAGGTTATAATATGCCTATTGAGTACTCTGGTATCATTGATGAACACCTGACTGTTTGTCAAAGTGTCGGTGTATTTGATGTGTCGCACATGGGAGAATTTTGGGTGAAAGGTCCACATGCATTAGCCTTTCTGCAGAAAATAACTTCCAATAATGTGGCGGCACTGGCTCCGGGAAAAATACAATATACTTGTTTTCCAAATGAAGAGGGAGGTATTGTAGATGATTTGCTGGTATATCAGTATGAACCGGAAAAATACATGCTGGTAGTTAACGCTGCCAATATGGAAAAAGACTGGAACTGGTGTGTTTCTCACAATACGGAGGGAGCTGAGTTGGAAAACTCTTCGGACAACATAGCTCAACTCGCTATACAGGGTCCGAAGGCTATTCTGGCTCTGCAAAAGTTGACGGACATTGATCTTGCTTCTATTCCATATTATACATTTAAAGTTGGAACGTTTGCAGGTGAAGAGAACGTGATAATCTCCAATACGGGGTATACCGGTGCGGGCGGCTTCGAACTCTATTTCTATCCGTCTGCTGCTGATAATATATGGAAAGCCGTTTTTGAAGCTGGTGAGGAATTCGGTATTAAACCTATCGGTTTGGGAGCTCGTGATACACTTCGATTGGAAATGGGCTTCTGTTTGTATGGTAATGACTTGGATGATACTACTTCTCCGATAGAAGCCGGCCTGGGCTGGATTACTAAGTTTGTGGAAGGTAAGGATTTTATCAACCGTCCGCTGCTGGAAAAGCAGAAAACGGAAGGTGTTACCCGTAAATTGGTTGGTTTTGAAATGATTGACCGCGGGATTCCCCGCCACGGTTATGAATTGGTGAATGCTGAAGGCGAGCAAGTGGGAGTGGTTACTTCCGGTACAATGTCGCCTACTCGTAAGATTGGTATCGGTATGGGATATGTAAAGCCGGAATATAGTAAGGTGGGCACAGAAATCTGTATTGATATGCGTGGCCGAAAATTGAAAGCCGTGGTAGTGAAGCCTCCTTTTAGAAAATAA
- the eno gene encoding phosphopyruvate hydratase — translation MKIEKIVAREILDSRGNPTVEVDVVLESGITGRASVPSGASTGEHEALELRDGDKKRYGGKGVQKAVDNVNKIIAPKLVGMSSLNQRGIDYTMLALDGTKTKSNLGANAILGVSLAVAKAAANYLDLPLYRYIGGTNTYVMPVPMMNIINGGSHSDAPIAFQEFMIRPVGAPSFREGLRMGAEVFHALKKVLKDRGLSTAVGDEGGFAPNLEGTEDALNSILAAIKAAGYEPGKDVMIGMDCASSEFYHDGIYDYTKFEGEKGKKRTAEEQINYLEELINKFPIDSIEDGMSENDWEGWKKLTERIGNRCQLVGDDLFVTNVDFLAMGIEKGCANSILIKVNQIGSLTETLNAIEMAHRHGYTTVTSHRSGETEDATIADIAVATNSGQIKTGSLSRSDRMAKYNQLLRIEEELGDLAVYGYKRIK, via the coding sequence ATGAAAATTGAAAAAATTGTAGCTCGAGAAATTCTCGATTCAAGAGGTAATCCCACAGTAGAGGTTGACGTAGTATTGGAATCCGGCATCACAGGACGTGCATCTGTACCGTCCGGTGCTTCCACAGGTGAACATGAAGCATTGGAGCTTCGCGATGGTGATAAAAAACGCTATGGTGGAAAAGGAGTACAAAAAGCGGTTGACAATGTAAATAAAATCATCGCTCCGAAACTGGTTGGTATGTCTTCGCTCAATCAGAGAGGTATCGACTACACAATGCTGGCATTAGACGGCACTAAGACTAAATCCAATTTAGGTGCCAACGCTATTCTCGGTGTATCTCTTGCCGTAGCCAAAGCTGCCGCCAACTACTTGGATCTTCCTCTATACCGTTACATCGGTGGAACAAATACGTATGTAATGCCTGTACCGATGATGAACATCATCAACGGTGGCTCACATAGCGATGCTCCTATCGCCTTCCAGGAATTTATGATTCGTCCTGTCGGTGCTCCTTCTTTCAGAGAAGGTCTGCGGATGGGTGCTGAAGTATTCCATGCCTTGAAGAAGGTTTTGAAAGACCGTGGTCTGAGTACTGCCGTAGGTGATGAAGGAGGTTTCGCTCCGAACCTCGAAGGTACCGAAGATGCTCTGAACTCGATCCTTGCCGCTATCAAGGCCGCAGGCTACGAACCGGGCAAAGATGTAATGATCGGTATGGACTGCGCTTCTTCTGAATTCTACCACGATGGTATTTATGATTATACCAAGTTTGAAGGCGAAAAAGGCAAGAAACGTACCGCTGAAGAACAAATCAACTATCTGGAAGAACTGATTAACAAGTTCCCTATCGACTCTATCGAAGACGGTATGAGCGAAAACGACTGGGAAGGCTGGAAGAAATTAACAGAACGCATCGGTAACCGCTGCCAGTTGGTAGGTGACGACTTGTTCGTAACTAACGTAGACTTCCTTGCCATGGGTATCGAAAAAGGCTGTGCCAACTCTATCCTGATTAAAGTAAACCAAATCGGTTCGTTGACCGAAACATTGAATGCTATCGAAATGGCTCACCGTCATGGATACACCACTGTTACTTCTCACCGTTCAGGTGAAACAGAAGATGCTACTATCGCTGATATCGCAGTAGCTACTAACAGCGGACAAATCAAGACAGGTTCTTTAAGCCGCTCGGATCGTATGGCTAAATATAACCAGCTGCTCCGCATCGAAGAAGAACTCGGTGACTTGGCTGTGTATGGATACAAGAGAATCAAGTAA
- a CDS encoding glycoside hydrolase family 97 protein encodes MKNMKIGTAIGLCLLLSFFFGTSAKAESITSPDGQLKLNFSVNTQGEPVYELSYKGKEVIKPSKLGLELKNDSGLMNGFTLIDTKTATFDETWQPVWGEVKSIRNHYNEMAVTLNQKAQERNLIICFRLYNDGLGFRYEFPQQKNLNYFVIKEEHSQFAMAGDHTAFWIPGDYDTQEYDYTESKLSEIRGLLQGAITGNASQTPFSPTGVQTSLQMKTADGLYINLHEAALIDYSCMHLNLDDQNLIFESWLTPDAKGDKGYMQTPCHSPWRTVIVSDDARDILASKLTLNLNEPCAYEDVSWIKPVKYIGVWWEMITGKGSWSYTDDVYSVKLGQTDYSQTKPNGRHSANNDKVKRYIDFASEHGFDQILVEGWNEGWEDWFGNSKDYVFDFVTPYPDFDVKMLNAYAKEKGVKLMMHHETSASVRNYERHLDKAYQFMIDNGYNAVKSGYVGNIIPRGEHHYGQWMNNHYLYAVEKAAEYKICVNAHEATRPTGLCRTYPNLIGNESARGTEYEAFAGNKPFHTTLLPFTRLIGGPMDYTPGIFDTKLSFLSGDHSFVRTTLAKQLALYVTMYSPLQMAADLPESYERHMDAFQFIKEVAVDWDDSKYLEAEPGDFITVARKAKGTDNWFVGGITDENPRTSTFALDFLEPGKQYVATLYADGKDADFEKNPTSYQIKKGLVTNKNKMSVKLARSGGFAVSLIEATPADLKTIRKWK; translated from the coding sequence ATGAAGAACATGAAAATAGGAACCGCAATAGGGCTTTGCTTGTTGCTCTCTTTTTTCTTCGGCACATCAGCTAAAGCCGAAAGTATCACTTCTCCTGACGGACAATTAAAACTTAATTTCTCTGTCAATACGCAAGGAGAACCGGTGTACGAACTCTCTTATAAAGGAAAAGAAGTAATTAAACCTTCGAAACTGGGATTGGAATTAAAGAATGATTCGGGACTGATGAACGGATTCACGCTGATCGATACAAAAACTGCTACTTTTGACGAAACATGGCAACCTGTGTGGGGAGAGGTGAAATCCATCCGCAACCATTATAATGAAATGGCTGTCACCTTGAATCAAAAGGCACAAGAGCGTAATCTGATTATTTGTTTTCGTCTTTATAATGATGGTTTGGGATTTCGTTATGAATTTCCACAGCAGAAAAATCTGAATTACTTCGTTATCAAAGAAGAACATTCCCAATTTGCTATGGCTGGCGATCATACGGCCTTCTGGATTCCCGGCGATTATGATACACAGGAATATGACTATACCGAATCCAAACTTTCAGAAATTCGCGGATTATTGCAAGGGGCAATCACTGGAAATGCTTCTCAAACACCTTTCTCTCCGACAGGTGTACAAACTTCCCTGCAAATGAAAACGGCTGACGGATTGTATATCAATCTGCATGAAGCCGCTTTGATCGACTATTCTTGTATGCATCTGAATCTGGACGATCAGAACCTGATTTTTGAATCATGGCTGACTCCTGATGCGAAAGGGGATAAGGGGTATATGCAGACTCCCTGCCATTCACCCTGGCGTACGGTGATTGTAAGTGATGATGCCCGTGATATTCTGGCTTCCAAATTGACTTTGAATCTGAATGAGCCTTGCGCTTATGAAGATGTTTCCTGGATTAAGCCGGTGAAATATATCGGAGTGTGGTGGGAAATGATTACCGGAAAAGGTTCTTGGTCGTATACGGATGATGTTTATTCGGTGAAACTTGGACAGACGGATTATTCCCAAACGAAGCCAAATGGACGCCATTCGGCCAACAATGATAAAGTGAAACGTTATATCGATTTTGCTTCAGAACATGGATTTGACCAGATATTGGTGGAAGGCTGGAATGAAGGTTGGGAAGACTGGTTTGGAAATTCGAAGGATTATGTCTTTGATTTCGTCACTCCGTATCCTGATTTTGACGTGAAAATGCTCAATGCGTATGCTAAGGAAAAAGGGGTGAAGCTGATGATGCATCACGAAACTTCTGCTTCTGTACGTAACTACGAACGTCATCTTGATAAAGCATATCAGTTTATGATAGATAACGGGTATAATGCAGTGAAGAGTGGATATGTAGGTAACATTATTCCTCGTGGAGAACATCATTACGGACAGTGGATGAATAATCATTATTTATATGCGGTAGAAAAAGCAGCCGAATATAAGATATGTGTAAATGCTCACGAAGCAACCCGTCCCACAGGATTATGCCGTACCTACCCGAATCTGATTGGTAACGAATCGGCTCGTGGCACGGAATATGAAGCTTTTGCAGGCAACAAACCGTTCCATACCACTTTGCTTCCTTTCACCCGTCTGATTGGCGGACCGATGGATTATACGCCGGGTATTTTTGATACCAAACTTTCTTTCCTGTCGGGCGATCACAGCTTTGTACGTACTACTTTGGCTAAACAATTAGCGCTTTATGTAACTATGTACAGTCCTTTGCAAATGGCAGCCGACCTTCCGGAAAGTTACGAACGCCACATGGATGCCTTTCAATTCATCAAAGAGGTAGCTGTTGATTGGGATGACAGCAAATATCTGGAAGCAGAACCGGGCGATTTTATCACGGTTGCCCGTAAAGCAAAAGGCACTGATAACTGGTTTGTAGGCGGCATTACCGATGAAAATCCCCGTACCTCTACTTTTGCACTTGATTTTCTCGAACCGGGAAAACAATATGTAGCCACTCTTTATGCTGACGGAAAAGATGCGGACTTTGAAAAGAATCCGACCTCTTATCAGATAAAAAAAGGATTGGTGACAAACAAGAATAAGATGTCTGTAAAGCTGGCACGCAGCGGAGGATTTGCGGTAAGTCTGATAGAAGCAACTCCCGCCGATTTGAAAACAATCAGGAAATGGAAATAA
- a CDS encoding M23 family metallopeptidase, whose translation MTQHLKFISLLIFTLSASYTSAQSIRKLMERPYGIIESKWEKDAQGATELNYYNEDYCDYYLYRANDRSYNLSHGKNTVFKIEKNAQVDNPFKSASSYMFYRGRFPKDFNIQTAYALPVKDNQKTAWKTDPREPFKTLNFHIKQGDTIYATRSGIACKTTNPRQLLIYHPDQTFAAYLVMSENFIEPGEEIQVGQAIGKAGPTGASISFFFLDENKFKGGLSSGYPYSHFVPVFRTSEGDVKPEEKTIYQAVIDHALIMQDMNKRDKKKYMKQHNLK comes from the coding sequence ATGACACAACACCTTAAATTCATCTCCCTGTTGATTTTCACACTGTCCGCCAGCTATACTTCCGCCCAGTCTATACGAAAGTTAATGGAACGCCCCTATGGTATCATCGAATCAAAATGGGAAAAAGACGCACAGGGAGCTACGGAACTCAATTATTATAACGAAGACTATTGTGACTATTACCTGTATCGGGCCAATGACCGTTCTTATAATTTAAGTCACGGGAAAAACACTGTATTCAAAATAGAGAAAAACGCACAGGTCGACAATCCGTTTAAAAGCGCTTCTTCTTATATGTTCTACCGCGGCAGGTTTCCTAAAGATTTCAATATTCAGACAGCATACGCTTTGCCAGTAAAAGACAATCAAAAGACAGCTTGGAAAACCGATCCGCGCGAACCGTTCAAGACATTGAACTTTCACATCAAACAGGGTGACACCATCTATGCTACCCGCAGCGGGATTGCCTGTAAAACAACAAATCCGCGACAGTTGCTCATCTATCATCCCGATCAGACTTTTGCCGCTTACTTGGTGATGAGCGAGAATTTTATCGAACCGGGTGAAGAAATACAAGTTGGGCAAGCCATCGGAAAAGCCGGCCCCACAGGTGCTTCCATCTCTTTCTTCTTTTTAGATGAGAATAAATTCAAGGGAGGATTATCTTCCGGATATCCTTACTCTCACTTTGTACCCGTATTCCGCACATCAGAAGGAGACGTGAAACCGGAAGAGAAAACAATCTATCAGGCCGTGATTGACCATGCCCTTATCATGCAGGACATGAATAAACGCGACAAAAAGAAATATATGAAACAACACAACCTGAAATAA
- the pepT gene encoding peptidase T, with product MTLVDRFLKYVSFDTQSDESTGLTPSTPKQMIFAEYLKKELESLGLEDIALDEHGYLFATLPANIDKEVPTIGFIAHMDTSPDMSGKDVTPRIVEKYDGSDIVLCAEENVILSPSQFPELLDHKGEDLIVTNGKTLLGADDKAGIAEIVSAVVYLKEHPEIKHGKIRIGFNPDEEIGEGAHKFDVEKFGCEWGYTMDGGEVGELEFENFNAAAAKVTFKGRNVHPGYAKNKMINSIYLANQFIMMLPSQERPEHTTGYEGFYHLIGIQGDVEQSTVSYIIRDHDRAKFENRKKEMERLVAQMNAEHGAGTVTLELRDQYYNMREKIEPVMHIIDTAFAAMEAVGVKPNVKPIRGGTDGAQLSFKGLPCPNIFAGGLNFHGRYEFVPIQNMEKAMKVIVKIAELVASK from the coding sequence ATGACTTTAGTAGACAGATTTTTAAAGTATGTAAGCTTCGATACACAATCTGATGAATCGACTGGGCTTACTCCAAGTACTCCGAAGCAGATGATTTTTGCTGAATACTTGAAAAAGGAGTTGGAATCTTTGGGATTGGAAGATATTGCTTTGGATGAGCATGGCTATCTTTTTGCTACACTTCCGGCCAATATAGATAAAGAAGTACCCACTATCGGATTTATTGCCCACATGGATACAAGTCCTGATATGAGTGGTAAAGATGTCACTCCGCGGATTGTGGAAAAGTATGATGGCTCGGATATTGTGCTTTGTGCTGAAGAGAATGTGATTCTTTCTCCATCGCAATTCCCGGAATTGTTGGATCATAAGGGGGAAGACTTGATTGTAACCAACGGAAAGACGTTGCTCGGTGCCGATGACAAAGCCGGTATTGCGGAAATTGTATCTGCGGTGGTTTATCTGAAGGAACATCCTGAAATCAAGCACGGTAAAATCCGTATTGGTTTTAATCCTGACGAAGAAATCGGTGAAGGTGCTCATAAATTCGATGTAGAGAAATTCGGTTGCGAATGGGGATATACGATGGATGGAGGTGAAGTAGGGGAGTTGGAATTTGAAAACTTTAATGCCGCTGCCGCAAAAGTAACCTTTAAAGGACGTAATGTGCATCCGGGATATGCCAAGAATAAGATGATTAACTCTATCTATCTTGCCAATCAGTTTATCATGATGCTTCCCTCACAGGAAAGGCCGGAACATACGACCGGCTATGAAGGATTTTATCATTTGATCGGTATTCAGGGGGATGTGGAGCAAAGTACTGTGTCTTATATCATCCGCGATCATGACCGTGCAAAATTTGAGAACCGCAAAAAAGAGATGGAACGTCTGGTAGCTCAAATGAACGCTGAACATGGAGCTGGTACAGTGACGCTCGAACTGCGCGACCAGTATTATAATATGCGTGAGAAAATAGAACCGGTAATGCATATCATTGATACTGCTTTCGCAGCTATGGAAGCTGTTGGTGTAAAGCCGAACGTAAAACCGATTCGTGGAGGTACGGATGGTGCGCAGCTTTCTTTCAAAGGATTGCCTTGTCCGAATATCTTTGCCGGTGGTCTGAATTTCCACGGACGTTATGAATTCGTGCCTATCCAGAACATGGAAAAAGCCATGAAGGTTATCGTGAAAATAGCTGAACTGGTAGCTTCCAAATAA
- a CDS encoding amidophosphoribosyltransferase, with protein sequence MGGFFGTVSKTSCVTDLFYGTDYNSHLGTKRGGLATYSEEKGFIRSIHNLESTYFRTKFEGELDKFKGNAGIGIISDTDAQPIIINSHLGRFAIVTVAKIVNIQELEEELLSQNMHFAELSSSNTNQTELIALLIIQGRTFAEGIENVFNHIKGSCSMLLLTEDGSIIAARDRWGRTPVVIGKKDGAYAATSESSSFPNLDYEIERYLGPGEIVRMYDDHIDQLRKPNEDMQICSFLWVYYGFPTSCYEGKNVEEVRFTSGLKMGQTDESEVDCACGIPDSGVGMALGYAEGKGVPYHRAISKYTPTWPRSFTPSNQEMRSLVAKMKLIPNRAMLQNKRLLFCDDSIVRGTQLRDNVKILYDYGAKEVHMRIACPPLIYACPFVGFSASKNALELITRRIIKELEGDENKNLEKYATTGSPEYEKMVSIIAERFGLSSLKFNTLETLIEAIGLPKCKVCTHCFDGSSHF encoded by the coding sequence ATGGGAGGTTTTTTCGGAACAGTCTCGAAAACTAGTTGCGTGACTGATTTATTCTATGGCACAGATTATAACTCACATCTGGGTACCAAGCGAGGAGGACTCGCAACATACAGTGAGGAAAAAGGGTTTATCCGCTCTATTCACAATTTGGAAAGTACTTATTTCCGAACCAAATTTGAAGGAGAACTAGACAAATTTAAAGGAAACGCCGGCATCGGCATCATTAGCGACACAGACGCACAACCTATCATCATCAATTCTCATCTCGGGCGCTTCGCCATTGTCACAGTCGCTAAAATAGTCAATATCCAGGAATTGGAAGAAGAACTTCTCAGTCAAAACATGCACTTCGCCGAACTTAGTTCGAGCAATACCAATCAGACGGAGCTTATCGCATTACTTATTATACAAGGTAGAACCTTTGCTGAGGGTATCGAAAATGTGTTTAATCACATTAAAGGTTCTTGCTCTATGCTGCTCCTGACGGAAGATGGTAGCATTATCGCTGCCCGTGACCGTTGGGGACGTACTCCGGTAGTGATTGGAAAGAAAGACGGTGCTTATGCTGCGACGAGCGAATCGTCCAGCTTCCCGAATCTGGATTATGAGATTGAGCGATATTTAGGTCCCGGCGAGATTGTCCGCATGTATGACGATCACATCGACCAGCTTCGCAAACCCAATGAGGATATGCAAATTTGCTCGTTCCTGTGGGTGTACTACGGTTTCCCGACTTCTTGCTATGAAGGAAAGAATGTGGAAGAAGTGCGTTTCACCAGCGGATTGAAAATGGGGCAGACTGATGAATCGGAAGTAGACTGTGCCTGTGGTATTCCTGATTCGGGAGTGGGTATGGCTTTAGGATATGCCGAAGGAAAGGGAGTTCCCTATCATCGTGCTATCTCGAAATATACACCAACGTGGCCCCGCAGCTTTACTCCCAGCAATCAGGAGATGCGTTCGCTGGTAGCCAAGATGAAGCTGATTCCAAACCGTGCAATGTTGCAAAATAAACGTTTGTTGTTCTGTGACGATTCTATTGTGCGGGGAACTCAATTGCGTGATAACGTGAAGATTCTGTATGATTATGGAGCAAAGGAGGTACACATGCGTATCGCTTGTCCGCCATTGATTTACGCTTGTCCGTTTGTCGGTTTCTCGGCTTCCAAAAATGCATTGGAGTTGATAACCCGCCGCATTATCAAGGAACTGGAAGGTGATGAAAATAAGAATTTGGAGAAATATGCCACTACCGGTTCTCCGGAATACGAAAAGATGGTTAGTATTATTGCCGAGCGTTTCGGACTTAGTTCATTGAAGTTTAACACGCTGGAAACGTTGATTGAGGCTATCGGATTACCTAAATGCAAAGTATGTACACATTGTTTTGATGGCAGCAGCCACTTTTAA
- a CDS encoding pentapeptide repeat-containing protein, with protein sequence MMKRNPIKPVRVVPPMMEEQEVSTTPLREWLDREETVSHLLFCKGKEEGIDKSYKSFKNCTFQNQTFSECKFRSSQLTDVRFENCDLSNISFAESSLYRVEFISCKLLGTNLSETTMNHVLLHDCNAGYINLAMSKMNQVRFAHSLLRNGTLNDCRFSSVAFDGCDLVEADFSHASLRGIDLRTSRISGITLNISDLKGAIITSLQAMDLLPLLGVIIED encoded by the coding sequence ATGATGAAAAGAAACCCAATCAAACCCGTCCGAGTAGTTCCTCCCATGATGGAGGAACAGGAAGTCAGCACGACTCCCCTGCGGGAATGGCTCGACAGAGAAGAAACCGTCTCTCATCTTTTATTCTGCAAAGGAAAAGAAGAAGGCATCGACAAATCTTATAAAAGTTTCAAGAACTGCACTTTCCAAAATCAGACATTCAGCGAATGTAAATTCCGTTCTTCCCAACTGACGGATGTCAGGTTCGAAAACTGTGATTTATCCAACATCTCTTTCGCTGAAAGTTCCCTCTACCGGGTAGAATTCATTTCCTGCAAACTATTGGGTACCAATTTATCTGAAACAACAATGAATCATGTCCTGCTGCACGACTGCAACGCCGGTTACATCAACCTCGCCATGAGTAAAATGAATCAGGTACGTTTCGCACACAGCCTGCTCCGCAACGGGACTCTAAACGACTGTCGTTTTTCATCTGTCGCTTTTGACGGTTGCGACCTTGTAGAAGCCGATTTCTCACATGCTTCGCTCCGCGGAATAGATTTGCGCACTTCCCGCATCAGCGGAATCACGCTTAACATCAGCGATCTGAAAGGGGCCATCATCACCTCCTTGCAGGCTATGGATTTGCTTCCACTGTTAGGGGTTATTATCGAAGATTAA
- the crcB gene encoding fluoride efflux transporter CrcB: MSKEIIYIFIGGGTGSALRYLIQLLMHERIVPYHFPWATFTVNLLGSFLIGLFYALSERFHLPLEARLFLTTGICGGFTTFSTFSNDGVALLKGEFYGAFILYTLISIGIGLAAVVAGGYVGKA; the protein is encoded by the coding sequence ATGAGTAAAGAAATTATCTATATCTTTATCGGTGGAGGCACAGGCAGTGCATTGCGTTATCTCATTCAGTTGTTAATGCACGAACGGATTGTCCCCTACCATTTTCCATGGGCTACTTTCACCGTCAATCTCCTCGGTAGTTTTCTTATCGGCCTGTTTTATGCTCTTTCAGAACGATTTCATCTTCCACTCGAAGCCCGTTTGTTTCTGACAACAGGTATATGCGGAGGATTCACCACTTTCTCCACATTCTCCAACGACGGTGTAGCTCTATTGAAAGGAGAATTTTACGGAGCATTTATTCTATATACATTAATAAGTATAGGTATAGGATTGGCCGCTGTGGTAGCCGGCGGATATGTGGGAAAGGCATGA